From the genome of Diorhabda sublineata isolate icDioSubl1.1 chromosome Y, icDioSubl1.1, whole genome shotgun sequence, one region includes:
- the LOC130451979 gene encoding uncharacterized protein LOC130451979: MAKFVQINLGRRRPAHDLLKQTIIVNNIDISIVSEPNKILIKDSKWYVDENFDAAIGITNNDIRVLNSGRGKGFVWIEYTELVVFSCYISLNLTLEVFGIILNQLKDAIGTRNKKCLIAGDFNAKAAIWGSIENDKRGDMLSEWAADLDLVSLNHGNTPTFSRGNSSSHIDVTFVSNDINKMFGSWQVLDQETLSDHNYIFFEIPSLETQKVAPEKIIKGWKIEEKKIQYFISEIKQKIREETDTLNPQGLMAAIKKACQRTFQPTYNYSGKRKPVYWWSSQISEARKECLCKKRYMTCANRISGSTVEEREKARAEYKEKRNYLKKMIKDAKKHSWKTVIEEVQNDVWGKGYQIVTKRFLLRPKTEISQDIILKEASGLFPKYEITTWPHIDMVRTDIIPWTQEELVTAANKIKPKKAAGPDKLSPVCSV, translated from the coding sequence ATGGctaaatttgtacaaataaatcTAGGTCGCAGGCGACCTGCACACGATCTGCTAAAGCAAACAATAATAGTGAACAATATAGACATTTCAATAGTGAGTGAACCGAATAAAATACTCATAAAAGACTCAAAATGGTacgttgatgaaaattttgatgcagCTATAGGCATTACCAATAACGATATTCGTGTCCTAAATAGCGGACGAGGCAAGGGCTTCGTGTGGATTGAATACACAGAATTAGTCGTTTTTAGTTGTTACATATCACTTAACCTTACATTAGAAGTATTCGGAATAATTCTGAACCAACTCAAAGACGCCATTGGAACGCGCAATAAGAAATGCTTAATAGCTGGAGATTTTAACGCGAAGGCGGCAATATGGGGGTCGattgaaaatgacaaaaggGGTGATATGTTGTCTGAATGGGCCGCAGACCTAGATTTGGTTTCACTAAATCATGGAAATACTCCTACTTTTTCCCGAGGAAACAGTTCATCACATATAGATGTCACCTTTGTCTCAaatgatataaacaaaatgtttggGAGTTGGCAAGTACTGGACCAAGAAACATTGTCTGATCACAATTACATCTTCTTTGAGATACCGTCTTTAGAAACACAAAAAGTAGctcctgaaaaaattattaaaggatggaaaatagaagaaaagaaaatccaaTACTTCATATctgagataaaacaaaaaatacgagAAGAAACAGACACCCTAAACCCTCAAGGTCTCATGGCGGCTATTAAAAAGGCTTGTCAACGCACATTTCAGCCCACATACAACTATAGTGGAAAGAGAAAACCAGTATACTGGTGGTCATCACAGATCAGTGAGGCCAGAAAAGAATGCCTTTGTAAAAAGAGATACATGACATGTGCAAACAGAATATCCGGAAGCACAGTCGAAGAAAGAGAGAAAGCAAGAGccgaatataaagaaaaaagaaattacttgaaaaaaatgataaaagacgCGAAGAAACACTCCTGGAAAACTGTTATAGAGGAAGTTCAAAACGATGTTTGGGGAAAAGGCTACCAAATAGTGACAAAAAGATTTCTACTAAGACCGAAAACAGAAATCTCACAGGATATCATACTTAAGGAAGCAAGTggactatttccaaaatatgaaataaccaCCTGGCCACATATTGACATGGTGAGGACGGATATAATACCATGGACACAGGAAGAACTTGTAACGgcagcaaataaaataaaaccaaagaagGCGGCTGGACCAGATAAGCTATCACCAGTGTGTAGTGTGTAG